A single Sphingopyxis chilensis DNA region contains:
- a CDS encoding LytR/AlgR family response regulator transcription factor, which yields MTIRTILVDDEKLATQGLQLRLEAHADVEIVDTAQNGREAIRKIKTHKPDLVFLDIQMPGFDGFSVIQGLMEVEPPLVVFVTAYSDHAIRAFEAQAVDYLVKPVEPERLADALDRVRQRLTEKRGAAEVERLKTVLAEVAPEAVEDYDAETQPDAHAADRYEKMINIKDRGQIFRVDVDSIERIDAAGDYMCIYTADNSLILRETMKDLEKRLDPRNFQRVHRSTIVNLSQVKQVKPHTNGECFLVLGSGAQVKVSRSYRDVVARFVH from the coding sequence ATGACGATCAGAACCATCCTGGTGGATGATGAGAAATTGGCGACCCAGGGCCTGCAATTGCGGCTCGAAGCGCATGCCGATGTCGAAATTGTCGACACCGCACAGAACGGCCGCGAGGCGATAAGAAAGATCAAGACCCACAAACCCGACCTTGTTTTCCTCGACATCCAGATGCCGGGGTTCGATGGCTTTTCGGTGATTCAGGGCCTGATGGAAGTCGAACCGCCGCTGGTGGTTTTTGTCACGGCCTATTCGGACCATGCGATCCGCGCCTTCGAGGCGCAGGCGGTCGATTATCTGGTGAAGCCGGTCGAGCCCGAGCGGCTGGCCGACGCACTCGACCGCGTCCGCCAGCGACTTACCGAAAAGCGCGGTGCGGCCGAGGTCGAGCGGCTGAAGACCGTGCTCGCCGAAGTCGCGCCCGAAGCGGTCGAGGATTATGACGCCGAAACGCAGCCCGACGCGCACGCCGCCGACCGTTATGAAAAGATGATCAACATCAAGGATCGCGGCCAGATCTTTCGCGTCGATGTCGATAGCATCGAGCGCATTGATGCGGCGGGCGATTATATGTGCATCTATACCGCCGACAATTCGCTGATCCTGCGCGAGACGATGAAGGATCTCGAAAAGCGGCTCGACCCGCGCAATTTCCAGCGCGTCCACCGTTCGACGATCGTGAACCTCAGCCAGGTCAAGCAGGTCAAGCCGCACACCAACGGCGAATGCTTCTTGGTGCTCGGATCGGGCGCGCAGGTGAAGGTCAGCCGCAGCTATCGCGACGTGGTGGCGCGCTTCGTGCATTAA
- a CDS encoding exodeoxyribonuclease III has translation MTRTSIASWNINSVRARIGIVEKFLREEAPDILCLQETKVECSLFPPEMFRRLGYEHIVTHGQRIHHGVAIVSKMPLTDVRKYDWQANGEARHVGVTLPWGVRLDNVYIPAGGDIPDRDLNPKFGQKLDFFGRMTEWSGALNGTPTVLTGDFNVAPLESDVWNHKALLDVVSHTPVEVETLARLQAASNWVDLGRHFIEAPTPLYTWWSYRAKDWEASNRGRRLDHMWVTPDLTAKAVSHRIVRPARSWERPSDHIPLITEFDF, from the coding sequence ATGACTCGCACCAGCATTGCTTCGTGGAACATCAACAGCGTTCGCGCCCGCATCGGCATCGTCGAGAAATTCCTGCGCGAAGAAGCCCCAGACATCCTCTGCCTTCAGGAAACCAAGGTCGAGTGCAGCTTGTTCCCGCCCGAGATGTTCCGGCGGCTGGGCTACGAGCATATCGTCACCCACGGCCAGCGCATCCACCACGGCGTCGCGATCGTCAGCAAGATGCCGCTGACCGACGTGCGCAAATATGACTGGCAGGCGAATGGCGAGGCGCGCCACGTCGGGGTGACGCTGCCGTGGGGCGTCCGCCTCGACAATGTCTATATCCCCGCGGGCGGCGATATTCCCGACCGCGATCTCAATCCCAAATTCGGGCAGAAGCTCGATTTCTTCGGCCGCATGACCGAATGGTCGGGCGCGCTGAACGGCACGCCGACGGTGCTGACGGGCGATTTCAACGTCGCGCCGCTCGAAAGCGACGTCTGGAACCACAAGGCGCTGCTCGACGTCGTCAGCCACACGCCGGTCGAGGTCGAAACGCTGGCAAGGCTGCAGGCGGCATCGAACTGGGTCGATCTCGGTCGCCACTTCATCGAAGCGCCGACGCCGCTCTACACCTGGTGGAGCTACCGCGCGAAGGACTGGGAGGCGTCGAACCGCGGCCGCCGGCTCGACCATATGTGGGTGACGCCCGACCTGACGGCGAAGGCGGTGTCGCATCGCATCGTCCGGCCGGCGCGCAGCTGGGAACGGCCGTCGGACCATATCCCGCTGATCACCGAGTTCGACTTTTGA
- a CDS encoding CC_3452 family protein, producing the protein MPIFKLSPLFGSLPLAGTALIGGLALVPAAATAAGGTYYSAELASPAPKARFVARDVVWACKDAGCTAGQGTSRPLIMCAALAKAAGPVASFTAGGKALDADELARCNSAK; encoded by the coding sequence ATGCCCATATTCAAGCTTTCTCCCCTTTTCGGATCGCTGCCGCTGGCTGGCACGGCGCTGATCGGCGGCCTCGCGCTCGTCCCCGCCGCAGCGACGGCGGCGGGTGGAACCTATTACAGCGCCGAACTCGCGAGCCCCGCGCCCAAGGCCCGCTTCGTCGCGCGCGATGTCGTCTGGGCGTGCAAGGATGCCGGCTGCACAGCGGGTCAGGGCACGAGCCGTCCGCTGATTATGTGCGCGGCGCTTGCCAAGGCGGCTGGGCCGGTCGCGAGCTTCACCGCCGGGGGCAAGGCACTCGACGCCGACGAACTCGCGCGTTGCAACAGCGCCAAATAA
- a CDS encoding winged helix-turn-helix transcriptional regulator, whose product MGKLRELLNDLDGGNCALPLALEAMGERWSFMILRAAFNGVHHFEEFQQELNIARNILSNRLSKLVDHGIMAREVMAEDRRKVRYQLTEKGIELLPAMIALRQWGEKWGAGVPSTPVLVDARDEQPIGPVTLTAHDGRVIGYKELLWKHRSELQPLGQARVRADNPAATVAAE is encoded by the coding sequence ATGGGAAAATTACGCGAATTATTGAACGATCTCGATGGGGGCAATTGCGCCCTGCCGCTCGCGCTCGAGGCGATGGGCGAGCGATGGTCGTTTATGATCCTGCGCGCCGCGTTCAACGGCGTCCATCATTTCGAGGAGTTCCAGCAGGAACTGAACATCGCGCGCAACATCCTGTCGAACCGGCTGTCGAAGCTCGTCGACCATGGCATCATGGCGCGCGAGGTCATGGCTGAGGACCGGCGCAAGGTCCGCTACCAGCTCACCGAAAAGGGTATCGAACTGCTGCCGGCGATGATCGCGCTGCGCCAATGGGGCGAGAAATGGGGCGCGGGCGTGCCTTCGACCCCGGTGCTGGTCGATGCGCGCGACGAACAGCCGATCGGCCCCGTCACGCTGACCGCGCACGACGGCCGGGTGATCGGATACAAGGAATTGCTGTGGAAGCATCGCTCGGAGCTGCAGCCGCTGGGGCAGGCGCGCGTGCGCGCGGACAATCCCGCGGCGACGGTCGCGGCGGAATGA
- a CDS encoding sensor histidine kinase translates to MPLFRLTSPGPFFDNKVRAFWNLQILGWAAWLGLRGVSGLANGQAFTFFIPQTISAITGFSLTLILSVCYRALISRRPLLMWGVSFGLAGVATALWAFIDAWVAQIQNPASEAGFTSLLLGAMYIDATSLAAWSALYFAINYFLQLEEQNDRVIRLEAQAASAQLAMLRYQLNPHFLFNTLNSISTLVLLKQAEPANAMLSRLSAFLRYTLANEPTAQVTLAQEIETLKLYLDIEKMRFEERLRPHFAIDPAVSRARLPSLLLQPLIENAIKYAVTPQEEGADITISAQLAGQNVRITVSDTGAGLSADPTDPTTGVATESTGVGLANIRDRLAQAFGDQQRFDVHMGGEGGFTVVIEFPFQPDGQMTIGTERT, encoded by the coding sequence ATGCCGCTGTTTCGACTGACTTCGCCCGGGCCCTTCTTCGATAACAAGGTCCGGGCCTTCTGGAATCTACAGATATTGGGATGGGCGGCGTGGCTTGGGCTGCGCGGTGTGTCGGGGCTTGCCAATGGGCAGGCCTTCACCTTTTTCATCCCACAGACGATTTCGGCGATCACGGGCTTTTCGCTGACGCTGATCCTGTCGGTCTGCTACCGCGCGCTGATCAGCCGCCGCCCGTTGCTCATGTGGGGGGTCAGCTTCGGCCTCGCCGGCGTCGCGACCGCGCTCTGGGCGTTCATCGATGCATGGGTGGCGCAGATCCAGAATCCGGCGAGCGAGGCGGGCTTCACCAGCCTGTTGCTCGGCGCGATGTATATCGACGCGACGTCGCTCGCGGCCTGGTCGGCGCTCTATTTCGCGATCAACTATTTCCTCCAACTCGAGGAGCAGAATGATCGCGTCATCCGGCTCGAGGCGCAGGCGGCGTCGGCACAACTCGCGATGCTGCGCTACCAGCTCAACCCGCATTTCCTGTTCAACACGCTCAACAGCATTTCGACGCTCGTGCTCTTGAAGCAGGCCGAACCCGCCAACGCGATGCTGTCGCGCCTCTCGGCCTTCCTGCGCTACACGCTCGCGAACGAGCCGACCGCGCAGGTGACGCTGGCGCAGGAGATCGAGACGCTGAAGCTCTACCTCGATATCGAAAAGATGCGCTTCGAGGAACGACTGCGTCCGCATTTCGCGATCGATCCGGCGGTTTCGCGCGCGCGTCTGCCGTCGCTTCTGCTTCAGCCGCTCATCGAAAACGCGATCAAATATGCGGTGACGCCGCAGGAGGAAGGCGCCGATATCACGATTTCCGCACAGCTGGCCGGTCAAAATGTCCGGATCACCGTGTCCGACACCGGCGCGGGATTGTCAGCCGACCCCACCGACCCCACCACTGGCGTTGCAACGGAATCGACCGGTGTGGGTTTAGCCAACATCAGGGACCGGCTGGCGCAGGCTTTTGGCGATCAGCAACGGTTCGACGTCCATATGGGCGGTGAAGGCGGATTCACGGTGGTCATCGAGTTTCCGTTCCAGCCCGACGGGCAAATGACGATTGGAACCGAACGCACATGA
- the ribA gene encoding GTP cyclohydrolase II encodes MGARRAARAIDALRRGWPFRIAGGDGALDLLAVESARDGALADFASQDVLLSGERAVTLKLTNQRAAATPGPVRLAHAADTVAAALAIADPALDLANPLKGPFRTVSTGGETAAAAAMTMARHAGLLPAFFVREATGDAETECGVDDVAALLDPARLEIAARARLPVAASESAEIVAFRSPEEASDHVALVIGKRDANPPVVRLHSECLTGDVLGSLKCDCGPQLHAALHAMADAPWGVLLYLRQEGRGIGLVNKLRAYALQDQGYDTVDANLRLGFPVEARDFAIAGRMLYLLNVPRIRLMTNNPEKVARLEKEGVEVVERLPLALPTNKYNEQYLATKRDRTGHQL; translated from the coding sequence ATCGGAGCTCGCCGGGCAGCCCGCGCCATAGACGCGCTGCGGCGTGGCTGGCCGTTCCGCATCGCGGGCGGCGATGGCGCGCTCGACCTGCTCGCCGTCGAAAGCGCGCGCGATGGGGCGCTCGCCGACTTCGCCAGCCAGGATGTGCTGCTGTCGGGCGAACGCGCTGTTACGCTCAAGCTCACCAACCAGCGCGCCGCCGCGACGCCCGGACCGGTGCGGCTGGCCCATGCGGCCGATACGGTCGCGGCGGCGCTGGCGATTGCCGACCCGGCGCTCGACCTCGCGAATCCGCTTAAAGGGCCCTTCCGCACGGTCTCGACCGGGGGCGAAACCGCTGCCGCGGCCGCGATGACGATGGCCCGTCATGCCGGGCTGCTCCCGGCCTTTTTCGTGCGCGAAGCGACCGGCGATGCCGAGACCGAATGCGGCGTCGACGATGTCGCCGCGCTGCTCGATCCCGCCCGGCTCGAAATCGCGGCGCGCGCTCGCCTGCCCGTCGCGGCGAGCGAGAGCGCCGAAATCGTCGCCTTCCGTTCGCCCGAGGAGGCGTCGGACCATGTCGCGCTGGTCATCGGCAAGCGCGATGCGAATCCGCCCGTGGTGCGCCTGCACAGCGAATGCCTGACCGGCGACGTGCTCGGCAGCCTCAAGTGCGATTGCGGGCCGCAGCTCCACGCCGCGCTTCACGCGATGGCCGATGCCCCATGGGGCGTGCTGCTATACCTGCGGCAGGAAGGGCGCGGGATCGGCCTCGTCAACAAGCTGCGCGCCTATGCGCTGCAGGACCAGGGCTATGACACGGTCGATGCGAACCTGAGGCTCGGCTTCCCGGTCGAAGCGCGCGATTTCGCAATCGCAGGACGGATGCTCTATCTGCTGAATGTCCCCCGCATCCGGCTGATGACGAACAACCCCGAAAAGGTCGCGCGGCTGGAGAAGGAAGGGGTCGAGGTCGTCGAACGGCTGCCCCTCGCGCTGCCGACGAACAAATATAACGAGCAATATCTCGCGACGAAGCGCGATCGCACGGGGCACCAGCTTTAG